The following are from one region of the Meleagris gallopavo isolate NT-WF06-2002-E0010 breed Aviagen turkey brand Nicholas breeding stock chromosome 21, Turkey_5.1, whole genome shotgun sequence genome:
- the P2RX1 gene encoding P2X purinoceptor 1 isoform X1 — MGQRCMDKLSSFLFEYDTPRMVLVRNKKVGLTFRLIQLIVLAYIIGWVFLYEKGYQTQDSIVSSVSVKLKGLTMTNESTLGPHIWDVVDYVFPPQGDSSFVVMTNFIITPGQKQGTCPEVPDTGLCSQDSDCSKGTYSRQGQGIMTGKCIHFNTSVKTCEIFGWCPAEVDYPVPNPALLPEVEKFTIFIKNSITFPKFKVSRRNLVESVTMQYLKKCTYHKVTDSLCPVFDLGYLVKESGQNFSMLAVKGGVVGITIDWNCDLDWPIRYCKPIYQFHGLYNDDSNVSPGFNFRYAKYYREDGMEKRTLYKVFGIRFDILVNGKAGKFDIIPTMTTIGSGIGIFGVDGTTTSRRSSSMQNRSLRGQRRKGRSWTVHSESRHPHHQLQGSRSSARCRLTGILGTGFAGSLEQVAPAWATGDLLSLRHPRDLHQPCVGCWTCAELSCTPSLCSLEQIQIEERVWKESQ; from the exons GTGGGTTTTCCTCTATGAGAAAGGCTACCAGACACAGGACAGCATCGTCAGCTCTGTGTCAGTGAAACTCAAGGGCCTGACAATGACCAACGAGAGCACCTTGGGTCCACACATCTGGGATGTGGTGGATTATGTCTTCCCACCCCAG GGGGACAGTTCTTTTGTGGTGATGACCAACTTCATTATCACTCCTGGACAGAAACAAGGAACCTGCCCTGAG GTGCCGGATACTGGTCTCTGCAGCCAGGACAGCGACTGCAGTAAGGGGACATACAGCCGCCAGGGGCAAG GAATCATGACAGgcaaatgcattcatttcaaCACTTCAGTGAAGACCTGTGAAATCTTTGGCTGGTGTCCTGCTGAAGTGGACTACCCCGTCCCCAA CCCTGCCCTGTTGCCAGAAGTGGAGAAGTTCACCATATTCATCAAGAACAGCATCACCTTCCCCAAGTTCAAGGTGTCCAG GCGCAACTTAGTGGAGAGCGTCACCATGCAGTACCTGAAGAAATGCACGTACCACAAAGTCACCGACTCCTTGTGCCCTGTGTTTGACCTGGGATATCTCGTGAAGGAATCAGGTCAAAATTTCAGTATGCTGGCTGTGAAG GGCGGTGTGGTGGGCATCACCATCGACTGGAACTGTGACCTCGACTGGCCTATCCGGTACTGCAAGCCTATTTACCAGTTCCACGGCCTGTACAATGATGACAGCAACGTTTCACCAGGCTTCAATTTCAG ATATGCCAAATACTACAGAGAAGACGGGATGGAAAAGAGGACGCTGTACAAGGTGTTTGGGATCCGATTCGACATCTTGGTGAATGGCAAG GCAGGCAAATTTGACATCATCCCCACCATGACCACAATTGGCTCTGGGATTGGTATTTTTGGAGTG GACGGGACTACTACAAGCAGAAGAAGTTCAAGTATGCAGAACAGGAGCCT TCGAGGTCAACgaagaaagggaaggagctGGACAGTGCACAGTGAGAG TCGTCATCCCCATCACCAGCTTcaaggcagcaggagcagcgcCCGATGTCGACTCACGGGAATTCTGGGCACAGGGTTCGCTGGGTCGCTGGAGCAGGTGGCACCTGCATGGGCCACTGGGGACCTGCTCTCACTAAGGCACCCACGGGACCTCCACCAGCCTTGTGTGGGCTGCTGGACCTGTGCTGAGCTGTCCTGCACTCCAAGCCTCTGCAGCCTTGAGCAGATCCAGATTGAGGAGAGGGTGTGGAAGGAGAGCCAGTGA